Genomic window (bacterium):
AGCCACGCTTTAATCCATCGCGCTTACCACGCCTTGCCGGTTTTAACTGCGCCCGATGGCCGGCCGGTGCAGGCGGTTTACGGCTTTGCCAGTGTTTTAATGCGCGTTATTAAAGAATTAAAGCCAGAATATATTGTGGCGGCTTTTGATATGGCTGGCCCAACTTTTCGGGAAAAAGAATATAAAGAATATAAAGCGCATCGGCCAGCCACGGACGACGCTTTAATAAATCAATTCTCGTTAGTTAAAGAATTGGTAGAAGCTTTTAAAATTCCGGTTTTACAACTTCAAAGTTATGAAGCCGATGATATTATTGGCACTGTGGTGGAAAAATTAAAAAACAAAAAAGAACTTAAAAAAATAATAGTAACGGGCGACTTGGATTGTTTGCAGTTAATAGACGATGAAAATATTTTAGTTTACACACTTAAAAAGGGTGTAAACGATACCGTAATTTATAACGAAGACATGGTTAAAGAAAGATACGAAGGCTTGGGTCCAAGCCAAGTAACCGATCTTAAGGGCTTAAAAGGCGATGCTTCCGACAATATTCCTGGAGTACCAGGAATTGGCGAAAAAACTGCCATAAATTTATTAAATGAATACGGCAGTTTAGAAAATATATATAAAAATTTAGAAAAAATTAAAGCCAAAAGCGCCAAGCTTTTCGAAAAACTTTCGGTAAATAAAGAAAATGCTTTTTTAAGTAAAAAGTTGGCCACCATAAAAAGAGATGTACCGATAGATTTTGATTTTATAAAATCTGCTTTTAATTTGGTAGAAAACGAAGAAATTAAAAAACTTTTCTTTAGATTTGGTTTTAAAAGTTTAATTAATCGATTAAATGGTCTTAAAGGTGTGGATGTCGCGTCAAACCTGCCTACCGGTCAGACAGGCGCGATCGAAGAACAAGGACAATTAATTGGTGATGAGCTAGATGAATATTATAAAAAAGGAATCTTTTCGGAAAAAATATACAAACTAGAAAAGGCTGTCCGACCGGTTTTAAGAAAAATGGAAAAAACCGGAGTTCTTTTGGATATTAAATTATTAAAAAATTTAGGCGGGAAGTTTGGAAAAGAGCTGGTTGAAATCAGAAGTAAAATAATAGAATTTGCCGGCGAAGAATTTAATATCAATTCTACACAAGAACTTGGGCGCATACTTTTCGAAAAACTAAATTTAGGTGGACCTAAAATTAAAAAAACAAAAAAGAGTGGAGCTTATTCCACTGCTTTTGATCAATTAGATAAATTAAAAAATTCTCACCCAATTTTCCCGTTAATTTTACGTTGGCGCGAACTTTCAAAGTTAAAATCTACATATGTAGATGCTTTGCCAAGATTGGTTGGTACAGATGGCAGGTTACATACCACTTACAAACAGCTAGGCGCGGTTACGGGCAGATTATCTTCGGAAAATCCTAATTTACAAAATATTCCAACTAAAGGCGAGTATGGTTTAGCCATTAGACGTGCTTTTACGGCGCCGGAGGGTTGGTTAATTTTGGCGGCTGATTATTCACAAATAGAACTTCGGGTGGCGGCCGCTTTGTCGGGCGATAAGAAAATGATAGAGACATTTAAAAAAGGCGAAGATATTCATACTAGAACCGCGGCCGAAATTTTTAATGTGGCTTTAGAAAAAGTTACCAAAGATATGCGCCGTGAAGCTAAAACTTTAAATTTCGGTGTGCTTTATGGTATGGGTCCTAGAGCTTTTAGTCAATCGGCCGGAGTTAGCTTAAGCGAAGCTCAAGAATTTATTCACCAATACGAAGTGGGTTTTTCTGGTTTGGCTAAATTTATGCGCGATATAAAAAGTAAAGCACGTGCGCAAGGTTATGTTGAAACATTATGGGGCAGAAAACGTTTTATAGATTTAAATTCGCCCAATCCTATGATGCGGGCGGCTGCCGAAAGAGAAGCTGTAAATATGCCCATACAAGGCACGGCCACAGGTGATATGGTGAAAGCGGCTATGGTTAATTTAGACAAAGAGTTTGGCTCTAAAAGGGATATAAAAATGATTTTACAGGTGCACGATGAATTAGTTTTTGAGGTTAAAGAAGATGTTGCCGAAAAATATTCTAAAATTGTTAGAAATATTATGGAAAATGTGGCGGATATTGGCGTGCCTTTGGTGGCAGAGATTGAAGTTGGTAAAAATTGGGGAGAGTTGGGTAAGGTATAGGGCTTATTAGTCCTATTGGACTTATATGACATTTAACGAATATCAAAAAAAATCTAGAAAAACGGCAGTTTATCCTAAATCTAAATATTGTGATGGTATTTTTTATCCAACACTAGGTTTGGTGGGCGAGGCGGGTGAAGTGGCCGAGAAAGTTAAAAAGGTTTTGCGAGATGATAATGGTATTATTACCAAAGAGAAAAAAGAAGAACTTAAAAAAGAATTAGGAGATGTGCTATGGTATATAGCGCAAATTGCCACCGATTTAAAATTGTCTTTGGAAGATATAGCTAGCGATAATCTGACCAAGTTAGCTTCTAGGCACAAACGAGGCAAGATTAAAGGCAG
Coding sequences:
- a CDS encoding DNA polymerase, yielding MEKLVIIDSHALIHRAYHALPVLTAPDGRPVQAVYGFASVLMRVIKELKPEYIVAAFDMAGPTFREKEYKEYKAHRPATDDALINQFSLVKELVEAFKIPVLQLQSYEADDIIGTVVEKLKNKKELKKIIVTGDLDCLQLIDDENILVYTLKKGVNDTVIYNEDMVKERYEGLGPSQVTDLKGLKGDASDNIPGVPGIGEKTAINLLNEYGSLENIYKNLEKIKAKSAKLFEKLSVNKENAFLSKKLATIKRDVPIDFDFIKSAFNLVENEEIKKLFFRFGFKSLINRLNGLKGVDVASNLPTGQTGAIEEQGQLIGDELDEYYKKGIFSEKIYKLEKAVRPVLRKMEKTGVLLDIKLLKNLGGKFGKELVEIRSKIIEFAGEEFNINSTQELGRILFEKLNLGGPKIKKTKKSGAYSTAFDQLDKLKNSHPIFPLILRWRELSKLKSTYVDALPRLVGTDGRLHTTYKQLGAVTGRLSSENPNLQNIPTKGEYGLAIRRAFTAPEGWLILAADYSQIELRVAAALSGDKKMIETFKKGEDIHTRTAAEIFNVALEKVTKDMRREAKTLNFGVLYGMGPRAFSQSAGVSLSEAQEFIHQYEVGFSGLAKFMRDIKSKARAQGYVETLWGRKRFIDLNSPNPMMRAAAEREAVNMPIQGTATGDMVKAAMVNLDKEFGSKRDIKMILQVHDELVFEVKEDVAEKYSKIVRNIMENVADIGVPLVAEIEVGKNWGELGKV
- a CDS encoding nucleoside triphosphate pyrophosphohydrolase family protein, whose product is MTFNEYQKKSRKTAVYPKSKYCDGIFYPTLGLVGEAGEVAEKVKKVLRDDNGIITKEKKEELKKELGDVLWYIAQIATDLKLSLEDIASDNLTKLASRHKRGKIKGSGDNR